The Salvelinus sp. IW2-2015 linkage group LG8, ASM291031v2, whole genome shotgun sequence genome window below encodes:
- the LOC111967469 gene encoding ubiquitin-like protein 3 isoform X1 — protein MSISVQASEGHLMSFEVNLRLILVSGKTQDFIFSPNDSAMDIAKHVFDNWPLGWEEEQVGSASIXRLIFQGRFLHGSVTLGALKLPPGRTTVMHLVARETLPEPNSHGQRNREKITESNCCLLL, from the exons ATGTCAATTTCAGTGCAGGCTTCCGAGGGMCATCTCATGTCATTCGAG GTGAATCTGCGTCTTATCCTGGTCAGTGGGAAGACACAAGACTTCATCTTCTCCCCCAACGACTCGGCCATGGACATCGCCAAGCACGTCTTTGATAACTGGCCCTTGG gatgggaggaggagcaggtgggCAGCGCCAGCATCRTGCGCCTCATCTTCCAGGGACGCTTCCTGCATGGCAGCGTCACCCTGGGCG CTTTAAAGCTGCCCCCTGGCCGAACAACTGTCATGCACTTGGTTGCCAGAGAGACCCTGCCAGAACCTAACTCCCATG GTCAGCGTAACCGGGAGAAGATCACAGAGAGCAACTGCTGTCTGCTCTtgtaa
- the LOC111967469 gene encoding ubiquitin-like protein 3 isoform X2: protein MTTARDLDMVNLRLILVSGKTQDFIFSPNDSAMDIAKHVFDNWPLGWEEEQVGSASIXRLIFQGRFLHGSVTLGALKLPPGRTTVMHLVARETLPEPNSHGQRNREKITESNCCLLL from the exons ATGACAACTGCAAGGGATCTCGATATG GTGAATCTGCGTCTTATCCTGGTCAGTGGGAAGACACAAGACTTCATCTTCTCCCCCAACGACTCGGCCATGGACATCGCCAAGCACGTCTTTGATAACTGGCCCTTGG gatgggaggaggagcaggtgggCAGCGCCAGCATCRTGCGCCTCATCTTCCAGGGACGCTTCCTGCATGGCAGCGTCACCCTGGGCG CTTTAAAGCTGCCCCCTGGCCGAACAACTGTCATGCACTTGGTTGCCAGAGAGACCCTGCCAGAACCTAACTCCCATG GTCAGCGTAACCGGGAGAAGATCACAGAGAGCAACTGCTGTCTGCTCTtgtaa